Proteins encoded by one window of Primulina huaijiensis isolate GDHJ02 chromosome 1, ASM1229523v2, whole genome shotgun sequence:
- the LOC140990862 gene encoding guanine nucleotide-binding protein-like NSN1 isoform X2: MVKKSKKSKSKRVSLKKKYKIIRKVKEHHKKKAKEAKKLGFNKKSKVQKDPGIPNDWPFKEQELKALEARRQRALQELEDKKSARKERAQKRKLGLLEDEEMKGEDISGGEELVAENSIRASKTRDNSEKSFYKELVKVIEASDVILEVLDARDPLGTRCVDMENMVMKSGPDKRLVLLLNKIDLVPREVAEKWLNYLREELPTVAFKCSTQEQKSNLGWKSTRKAGKAAKSGKASNILQTSDCLGAETLIKLLKNYSRSHDIKKSITVGVIGLPNVGKSSLINSLKRSQVANVGATPGLTRSMQEVQLDKNVKLLDCPGVVMLKSSETDASIALRNCKRIEKLDDPIGPVKEILKLCPDKILVTLYKIPGFSSVDDFLQIVATVRGKLKKGGIVDVESAARIVLHDWNVGKIPYYTMPPIRNVEEPSEAKIVSQLGKEFNVDEVYGGESSFIGSLKSVNDFNPVEVPSNLPIKFSMMIVEHDEQPPTSTQNNVEDESMESNEKGDIPEKDKYANRKQNKKLYSEEGMLNTKLKKAEKKRLKKDSRPSTMEHGLDDDDDYDFGVDYMRTETASDVANDGAPASSKNRFEVPSGVELDTE; encoded by the exons ATGGTGAAGAAAAGCAAAA AGAGCAAGAGCAAGAGGGTGTCTCTGAAGAAGAAGTACAAGATTATTCGGAAAGTAAAGGAGCATCACAAGAAGAAGGCCAAGGAAGCAAAGAAATTGGGATTCAACAAGAAATCCAAAGTTCAGAAGGATCCGGGCATCCCCAATGACTGGCCCTTTAAGGAACAGGAGCTCAAGGCGCTCGAGGCACGCCGCCAGCGTGCCTTGCAGGAGCTAGAGGATAAGAAATCCGCTCGCAAGGAGAGG gCTCAAAAGAGAAAATTGGGGCTCTTGGAAGATGAGGAAATGAAAGGAGAAGATATTTCTGGTGGAGAGGAGTTAGTCGCTGAGAATTCCATCCGAGCTTCGAAAACTCGGG ACAACTCAGAGAAATCATTTTATAAGGAGTTGGTGAAAGTTATCGAAGCTTCTGATGTAATTTTGGAGGTCCTTGATGCCCGAGATCCCCTTGGTACACGTTGTGTTGACATGGAAAACATGGTGATGAAATCAGGGCCTGATAAACGTCTTGTTTTGCTTCTCAATAAAATTG ATCTTGTTCCTCGTGAAGTTGCTGAAAAATGGCTCAACTATCTGAGAGAGGAATTACCAACAGTTGCCTTTAAATGCAGCACCCAAGAACAGAAATCAAACCTGGGTTGGAAATCTACTCGAAAGGCTGGGAAGGCTGCGAAATCTGGGAAGGCAAGCAATATCCTGCAAACAAGCGACTGTCTGGGGGCTGAAACTCTCATAAAATTGCTGAAAAATTATTCTAGAAGCCATGAT ATCAAAAAATCTATCACCGTGGGGGTTATTGGCCTTCCCAATGTAGGTAAAAGTAGCCTAATCAATAGCCTGAAAAGATCTCAGGTTGCAAATGTTGGTGCCACCCCTGGCTTGACAAGATCTATGCAAGAAGTTCAGCTggataaaaatgttaaattattggactgtcccggggttgtgatgctAAAATCATCTGAAACTGATGCATCCATTGCTCTTCGTAATTGCAAGAGAATTGAAAAATTAGACGATCCAATTGGTCCTG TTAAGGAAATCCTCAAGCTTTGCCCAGATAAAATATTAGTGACATTGTATAAGATTCCTGGGTTTAGTTCTGTTGACGATTTCCTTCAGATAGTTGCTACAGTCCGGGGAAAGCTAAAAAAAGGTGGTATTGTAGATGTCGAATCTGCTGCAAGGATTGTTTTGCATGACTGGAATGTAG GTAAAATTCCATATTACACCATGCCTCCCATTCGGAATGTAGAGGAGCCTTCCGAGGCTAAAATCGTCTCACAACTTGGGAAAGAGTTCAATGTGGATGAAGTTTATGGTGGTGAATCTTCGTTTATCGGCAGTTTGAAATCTGTAAATGATTTCAACCCAGTTGAAGTTCCATCAAATCTTCCTATAAAGTTCAGCATGATGATTGTTGAG CATGATGAACAACCACCAACTTCAACTCAGAACAACGTCGAGGATGAGTCCATGGAATCTAACGAAAAGGGTGATATCCCAGAGAAAGATAAATATGCAAAtagaaaacaaaacaagaagTTGTATTCCGAGGAGGGCATGCTGAACACGAAGTTGAAAAAAGCAGAGAAGAAAAGATTGAAAAAGGATAGTCGACCATCTACAATGGAACATGGtttggatgatgatgatgattatgattTTGGAGTTGATTATATGAGAACGGAAACTGCCTCGGATGTTGCCAATGATGGTGCCCCAGCTAGCAGTAAGAATCGGTTTGAAGTGCCTTCTGGGGTTGAATTGGATACCGAGTAA
- the LOC140990862 gene encoding guanine nucleotide-binding protein-like NSN1 isoform X1: MVKKSKKSKSKRVSLKKKYKIIRKVKEHHKKKAKEAKKLGFNKKSKVQKDPGIPNDWPFKEQELKALEARRQRALQELEDKKSARKERAQKRKLGLLEDEEMKGEDISGGEELVAENSIRASKTRGLDNSEKSFYKELVKVIEASDVILEVLDARDPLGTRCVDMENMVMKSGPDKRLVLLLNKIDLVPREVAEKWLNYLREELPTVAFKCSTQEQKSNLGWKSTRKAGKAAKSGKASNILQTSDCLGAETLIKLLKNYSRSHDIKKSITVGVIGLPNVGKSSLINSLKRSQVANVGATPGLTRSMQEVQLDKNVKLLDCPGVVMLKSSETDASIALRNCKRIEKLDDPIGPVKEILKLCPDKILVTLYKIPGFSSVDDFLQIVATVRGKLKKGGIVDVESAARIVLHDWNVGKIPYYTMPPIRNVEEPSEAKIVSQLGKEFNVDEVYGGESSFIGSLKSVNDFNPVEVPSNLPIKFSMMIVEHDEQPPTSTQNNVEDESMESNEKGDIPEKDKYANRKQNKKLYSEEGMLNTKLKKAEKKRLKKDSRPSTMEHGLDDDDDYDFGVDYMRTETASDVANDGAPASSKNRFEVPSGVELDTE, translated from the exons ATGGTGAAGAAAAGCAAAA AGAGCAAGAGCAAGAGGGTGTCTCTGAAGAAGAAGTACAAGATTATTCGGAAAGTAAAGGAGCATCACAAGAAGAAGGCCAAGGAAGCAAAGAAATTGGGATTCAACAAGAAATCCAAAGTTCAGAAGGATCCGGGCATCCCCAATGACTGGCCCTTTAAGGAACAGGAGCTCAAGGCGCTCGAGGCACGCCGCCAGCGTGCCTTGCAGGAGCTAGAGGATAAGAAATCCGCTCGCAAGGAGAGG gCTCAAAAGAGAAAATTGGGGCTCTTGGAAGATGAGGAAATGAAAGGAGAAGATATTTCTGGTGGAGAGGAGTTAGTCGCTGAGAATTCCATCCGAGCTTCGAAAACTCGGGGTTTGG ACAACTCAGAGAAATCATTTTATAAGGAGTTGGTGAAAGTTATCGAAGCTTCTGATGTAATTTTGGAGGTCCTTGATGCCCGAGATCCCCTTGGTACACGTTGTGTTGACATGGAAAACATGGTGATGAAATCAGGGCCTGATAAACGTCTTGTTTTGCTTCTCAATAAAATTG ATCTTGTTCCTCGTGAAGTTGCTGAAAAATGGCTCAACTATCTGAGAGAGGAATTACCAACAGTTGCCTTTAAATGCAGCACCCAAGAACAGAAATCAAACCTGGGTTGGAAATCTACTCGAAAGGCTGGGAAGGCTGCGAAATCTGGGAAGGCAAGCAATATCCTGCAAACAAGCGACTGTCTGGGGGCTGAAACTCTCATAAAATTGCTGAAAAATTATTCTAGAAGCCATGAT ATCAAAAAATCTATCACCGTGGGGGTTATTGGCCTTCCCAATGTAGGTAAAAGTAGCCTAATCAATAGCCTGAAAAGATCTCAGGTTGCAAATGTTGGTGCCACCCCTGGCTTGACAAGATCTATGCAAGAAGTTCAGCTggataaaaatgttaaattattggactgtcccggggttgtgatgctAAAATCATCTGAAACTGATGCATCCATTGCTCTTCGTAATTGCAAGAGAATTGAAAAATTAGACGATCCAATTGGTCCTG TTAAGGAAATCCTCAAGCTTTGCCCAGATAAAATATTAGTGACATTGTATAAGATTCCTGGGTTTAGTTCTGTTGACGATTTCCTTCAGATAGTTGCTACAGTCCGGGGAAAGCTAAAAAAAGGTGGTATTGTAGATGTCGAATCTGCTGCAAGGATTGTTTTGCATGACTGGAATGTAG GTAAAATTCCATATTACACCATGCCTCCCATTCGGAATGTAGAGGAGCCTTCCGAGGCTAAAATCGTCTCACAACTTGGGAAAGAGTTCAATGTGGATGAAGTTTATGGTGGTGAATCTTCGTTTATCGGCAGTTTGAAATCTGTAAATGATTTCAACCCAGTTGAAGTTCCATCAAATCTTCCTATAAAGTTCAGCATGATGATTGTTGAG CATGATGAACAACCACCAACTTCAACTCAGAACAACGTCGAGGATGAGTCCATGGAATCTAACGAAAAGGGTGATATCCCAGAGAAAGATAAATATGCAAAtagaaaacaaaacaagaagTTGTATTCCGAGGAGGGCATGCTGAACACGAAGTTGAAAAAAGCAGAGAAGAAAAGATTGAAAAAGGATAGTCGACCATCTACAATGGAACATGGtttggatgatgatgatgattatgattTTGGAGTTGATTATATGAGAACGGAAACTGCCTCGGATGTTGCCAATGATGGTGCCCCAGCTAGCAGTAAGAATCGGTTTGAAGTGCCTTCTGGGGTTGAATTGGATACCGAGTAA